The following proteins come from a genomic window of Hypanus sabinus isolate sHypSab1 chromosome 9, sHypSab1.hap1, whole genome shotgun sequence:
- the LOC132400068 gene encoding complexin-3-like — protein MGSVAKLASGGPVAWLGCCVAPQPDGRKQTRGERKPRLNREEYRMHLEELEKEKRKRHEDFAQRKAERAALRIRLRERYQLQQDERDGRQLREATRTVELPAELVAIARTEPGSSFLTDVPGLSQINSVARDTVQRLRQHAACPLM, from the exons ATGGGCTCGGTAGCCAAACTAGCGTCCGGAGGACCGGTGGCCTGGCTCGGCTGCTGCGTGGCCCCCCAGCCGGACGGGCGGAAGCAGACGCGAGGCGAGCGGAAGCCGAGGCTGAACCGGGAAGAGTACCGGATGCACTTGGAggagctggagaaggagaa GAGGAAACGGCATGAAGACTTCGCGCAGAGAAAGGCGGAGAGAGCGGCGTTGAGAATTCGCCTGCGGGAGAGATATCAGCTACAGCAG GACGAGCGGGACGGCCGGCAGCTGCGGGAAGCGACCCGCACGGTGGAGCTGCCGGCGGAACTGGTGGCCATCGCCCGGACGGAGCCCGGCTCCTCCTTCCTCACCGACGTCCCGGGACTGAGCCAGATCAACAGCGTGGCCCGGGACACTGTTCAACGCCTGCGTCAACACGCTGCCTGTCCCCTGATGTGA